The Macaca nemestrina isolate mMacNem1 chromosome 15, mMacNem.hap1, whole genome shotgun sequence genome segment CGTGAaaccagaaaactcatgaatccCACTGACTTGGAATGTAGACCGTCTCAcctgggcagagctgggactcGATGTTGATGGCATTGCTTATAAAGAAAGCATGAGGCCAAAGGAGCTCTGGTACTCCAAGTCCAAACTGGGGTGGATGTCAGCATTAGCTCCTTATATCACATCAGCTCTCAGCTGGGGAGATTTTGTCCCCCAGAGtccatttggcaatatctggagactttttttttttttttttttttgagacagggtttcactctattgcccaggctggaatgcagtggtgcaatcttggctcactgcaactctgctcaggtgatcctcccacctcagcctcctgagtagctgggaccacaggtacgagCCATCAGGCCcagaaaatgtttgtattttttgtagagatgggtttttgccatgttgcccaggctggtctcaaactcctgggctcaggcgatctgcccacctcggcatcccaaagtactgagatgacaggtgcgagccactgtaccgagcctggagacatttttgattgccTTGATTTGGCGAACATGCTGCTagcatctagtgagtagaggccGGGAAGCTGTGAACACCTGACAATGAGGAGGGGCCCCTACCACAAGGAGTTACCCAGTCTAAACTGTCAGCAGTGCCAAGGCGGAAAAATCCCTCCCAGGCTTCAATTTGAAAGGTCCAACAATTTTTTGCATTGTCACCTCTTTAGCCAAGTAATGACATTATCCAAGAGAGTATTTTGGTTTACCCTATATGACTTGTTTAACCACATTGTGCCGTGTGTCTAATGACTGGTTACTTCAAGTTTAAGTCATTCTATTTGTAGAGtttgcctcataaaatgattttACTGACTCATGTGCCTTTTCACAATAGGACAAGTTATAATTACAGAATTTTATAAATTGTTGGCATTGTGATTTTGTTCGGCTTCCATCTGAGCTGAAccaaattaattttctaaaaagcaTTACCAACAACAGACAGACCCACGCGGCACCATCAAATGAGATTCGTAttcaatatttctaaaattatctttgtgGCACTCAAGGTCAGATAATCTCTTAACTTAACCAGTGTAGTAGTTTATCTTTAATacgcaattttttaaaagaaaaaaaatgattcccTGCAGGAGTTTTGATGGATGACGCTACCCTGAAGTTCCATGATGTTGTTCCTGGAGggattatttcattatgtatctGGCGTCATGACGGATGGACAGAACTTGTTTTGGCGGCTGTGGAAGGCGATCCCAGCAAGGTGTTTTCATGCTTCTTTAAATGGATATTATACGTTACGAAGCAACCGTAAATTGTGGGGGAAAAATTAGTCTTTAATATGGATATCTGAGTAACAGTTTCAGAGCAGGGAAGAGAGAACGATGAGCCGTGTCATAATTACGAAATACTGCACCGAGGGTTTGCCTGCACTCCTTGGGTTTACCATTTTGCTGGGTTTATCAATTTGTGATTTATAACCCACTTActgccctgccccgccccgccccgcaaAGGAGTCGAGGCAGCACGTTTCTATTCATGTGTATGAGTGATAAGGTCGGAAATCTAATTTAACACTGAGAGGAGAACTCCAGATAACTGGGAAATGCACAGCTCAGAGCTCGGGGCTGTGGTACAGGCCTCCGTCAGGTGCTGCCTGGTTCCGGGGCGGCGGGAGGTCCCTTGTTCCTGGGGCGAGCAGTGGGCGCTCTGTCCTCCAGGGCTCCTGCTGGCCTCTCAGCTGGGCTCTAGGGGTGGGCAGTAGGGGGCAGGAGGACAGAAACCAGATGTATACCCAACAGGGAATATGAATCGCTGCGACACGAGGGGCAATGCTCTATTCTTTCTAGAAAAGAAATTCGGATGGAAAGCTATATGCTCCTGGAGAAGAGGAGACAGAGTTTCTTTGCCGAGAAAGGGGTCAGGGAAGGCTGGGTGTAGCAGGGGCTAGGATTGGCATTCTCGGAAGAGTGGGTGGGCTCGGGGCAGGTGCAGCAGGAGGCAGCCTTGGCAGGGAGGGTGGGCAGGAAGGGGCACCCAGGCCTGACACACCTCCTCCCAATCCCTCCCGCTTCTCCTCTGCACGCTCCTCTGCCCCTTCTGTCTCCCTCCCCTTTGTCACCAGCAGTGTGGTCCATGCTTGGTTTTCTGACTCTTGCTCTGGCTGCAGGGGTCACCTCCCTGCTGTCTGAGGTTGTCAGAATTGCCATCATCCTCATCTCGATTCTGCTCCTCCCACCGCCCCAGTCCTGACTCCCACATCAGGGCAGAGTATCCTCGCTGGGGGAACCCGTAGccttcctcccaggctcaaagacTTAATTCACCGCGAGCCGGTTACATGACTGGACTGTTCACCTGTGCGTGTTCAGCTTGCTCTGAAACCTAACGGAGACAATGGGCACACAAATAGATGGGAAGGCCAGAGCTGGTCTCCAAGAGATGCCTGTCACCCTCTGGGAGGCCATTTGTATTGGCTGTTTTCTTCCTCAGTGGCTTCAACCACCTTCCTGTGGACACCCGGCAAAGCTATTTTCTCTCTTCAAAACATCGACAGGAAGACCTTCCTGCGTTCCGAGCCTGACTGATGGCGAATTCGTATTTCCTGAACATATATAAGGCATTAAATTATGGCCTCCCCATCCTATCCTGGGTGTTTCTCAGCTTTTCTTGGAGGTTTTCCACCTCTCTTTTCCCATGAGGAGCCTGAGTTTGGCATTCAAGCAGGCCTTCCCCTGAGCATGCCCCATCAGCCATCCAACAGAATGTAGCCACGCTTTTGAGAATAACTCAGACTCCTCTTATCTTGCCCAGCTATCTTGTCTCGGGCTTACTGAAGATTCCTTCTACCGAACTGCCAATTCAGAACATTTTGAGGGTGAGAAGTGGAAGCAGTGGACGTCTCAGAGGGCATTTGTGGCGTTGTATGTGGCCTCACACAGAGGTCACTCTGATGCTGTGCAGTACCTTCTAGAACACGGTAATTCTGGTAGAAAGCTTCCTATATTCATGAGTTGGGATTTTTTGCAGGTAGAAAGGACAGAGTGTCTTGTGTTCCAGGTCCTTCCAGCAGTGGTTTCCTGGACCTGTGTCTTGTCAGCCACCAATCAGGGTCCCCATGGGACCACTAGCTCCCTGTCTAGGCAAGTGTCTTAGGGTACGCCAGTCAGAGGCTGCCCTCCTTCTCTTCACCAGGTCTCAAGAAGATTCTTTCTGGTTCAGTGAGGCAGAAATTTCAGGACCCAAGACACAGGGGGCAGCTACAAAGGATTCCTGGTTCGTTTCCAACCAGACATATTGCTGGGAATATTCCCATGCTGTCTGCGTGATTTCCAGCCTCGCATGAAATTAGGATGCTGCAATGGTCCAAAATGGTCTAacctctggccaggcacggtggctcacacctgtaatctcagcattttggaaggccaaggtaggcagatcacatgaggtcaggagttcacaaccagcctggccaacatggcgaaacccatctctgctaaaaatacaaaaattagatgggtgtggtggcatgtacctgtagtcccagctactggggaggctgagacaggagaatacaacaaaaacacacacaccaaaaaaaaaaaaaaaaaacaaaactagaaaaaaatcccaaaatagtCTACCCTCCAGCCAGCACAGCTCTGTGGTGGATGGCAGGATCACCACTCTTCCTTCTCCAAGCCTCGTTATTATTTTCTCACAAGACATTAATGCTGAACTCTCTTTTCACCCCACCTCCACTTAAGggcctccttcccctctctctctctctctctccggcTCTCTTGATAGATAGAAACAGAAGCCTAAGACAACATTGTCTTCAAATTAAAGAGCTTTACACAACATTCCATAGGTGTACACTCTATCCTCCCTGGATGTGGGATATTTTTGGGAAAAGATGCCCACTGATGGAGATGCAGACCACTCAAGAACAATGGAGAACAGCTGTAACAGCTCAGACCACCAGCTTCCTTGGAAAAAGGGAGAACATGTTATGTGGTGTTTGGTCAATGGTTTGGGCTCAGGAGGGGCCTTTCCCAAGGGTCTCCCGTATCAGCTTGCCTCCAAATTAGACAACAGCTTCTTTCCTACCCACAGCCTTGGCTCCAGCCTCTCAGCTCAGTCATTGCTATTTTTCCCACTTACACCGAGCAAGGTGGAAAACATCTTGGATTTCCTGGGCCGGATGATTGGGCCATGCATCGGGGGTATAAACCTCTGTGATGGGTAAAGGTTACCTAAACAatattctccttccttccttcactgcCTGTCTGCTCTTTGCTTGTTGTAAAATGAAATATGAGCTTTGCACAGCCCAGCAGTCCCTTAAGCTCATAAAAAGTCATTTTCACTCTGATGGAACTGTGATGTATTTGAAGGCACCAGTTAAAAAATTACAGCCAGCTTTGCGAAGTTTTCTGTCCTCTGCAGACAGCTGCTGGGGGGAGGTGTCATGGTTGACACTGGTGTTCTAAGAGCCTATTTAAAACTTTACCTCACCAACCAGCCGGAGCTCATAAAAACTGGCTACCGAAATGTCAGCTGAATTTAATTGAATTGCCTTGTTTTCTGTGTCATGATATTTGTTATCCAGAATTTGATTCAATTCAACAATTCCATATTGGACACCTGTCATTAGCCCATCCATCTGCAGGAGGCAGTGAGGAATTTAATCGAAGTGAAATCTGTCCATGAGTCAGGCTGCCCATTGCGTCATTTCCCGAGTGCCTGTCTTCTGCAGGCACTGAGCTACGTGCTCGGGATGAGAACAGCAATGAGCCAGATGTGTGTGTTTTCTGCCCTCCTGGAGTTTATGAGGGGAAATCAGTAGATTATTACAAATAATTCCATTGTCAATGGTGTACACAGTGTTGTGAAGATGTAGAGTGTCTATTGAGCTTATACAGGAGATTTCACAGGGTGGGAGAACTAAGGAAGATTTTCccaaggaaagaaatgaaacctAAAGGAAGGTCAGAGTTAGCTCagaataaaatgagaatgttGTGAACGGGCCTGGggcaggaggcagagcagggTGTATTTAAGGGATGAAGGTGGAAGGTAGGTATAATTGGTGCCTTGGtggtggggttggggaggagagTATGGCAGGAGGGAATGCTGGAATAGTAATGGGAAAGTATGGTGAGAGTGAGCGGGAAAGACCTAGAACATCAACCCACAGGTGGCGGGATGGCAGTGATGGATCTGAGCAGGAGTTTGATATGGGCATTCTGGAAAAATCACTGGTTACTGCCAGGGGAACATAGTGGAGGCAGGGCAGTGCTGGAGCTGGGCCAGGCAGCAGGACCTCCCTGGGGAGCACTCCCTTCACAGCCCTGGACCCCTCCTGTGTTCCCCTTCCGCATGTCTTCCTTCTGGCCAATGTTCTTATTTTACAGGAGCCAGCTGCCTCAGCAGATCCCCCCTGGGCAGGACACCCCTGCATGTGGCTGCAGCAATGGGTCGGTCAGACTGTATAAGCCTTCTGCTCCAGCACGGGGCCTCCATCCACGACAAAGATGCCAAgggggagacccccatctccattGCACACCGCCTGAACCACACAAAGAGTGAGCGGCAGATGTTCCTCCTCCACCAGATAGCGAAGTCAGGGATACGGGATCTTAACGACTTGGTCATGAAGAATGCTTTGCAGAGGATCAAGTCTGGGTTTAGGTCTAAGGTGACGATGATGACCCCTCATTAGCTCCCAGTGGGAACGCTTGCCTGTTGAAGCTGGTTTGGGCAACTTTGCAGAGTTCAATCCCATGGGGGTCCTTGGTGAGCAGGGAGGCAGGAAAACAGGGCAATTAACCTGAATCAGATATGAAATTATCTGTCCTGTTTGCAAATGATTTCAGGAGGGTGTTGATGGCAGGAGGTAAGTCTGTGCTCATTTGGTAATCCATTACAGACTGAACAGGCTCTGATGCCAGCCTTTAATTTTAAGCTAtttgtacattgtacccaatagcaCTGCTTAGGGTGATGGGAGCCAATTACCTTCTCTCCCTTCTGGGGACTGTCTAATGCACTGGCATAATAGgagtaataacaataatgataatagcaCTATTGTTATTGTACAAAACAAGTGCCAGCAAATGTCAGGAGGTCGTGTGTGGTGTGGGCTGTGAATTTCAGTCTGTAAAGCTGTGGAACTAAATGCTCCCACAGTTAATGTTCCAGGTTTCCTGAGCCATCGTTGAGGGGTCTGCTTCTTGAGTCAGGGGCAGAAGGGAAGCTGGGTGAGCTTGGCTCTCCAAACACATTCTCCAGAAGGGATGCCTTATTACTTTTGTTGAAAGGTAACACATTGGCACTAGATGGGGAGGAAACAGTGTAAAAGAAGATGAGAATCAGGCTGGCCACATCTTCTCCTTTGTCTCATCCCCAGGGGTCCATGCAATCTCCTCTTGCTAGTGTTCTCCTTTTCCTGCCAGCACTGGGAtagcccttccttctttcctttgagCAAACCACCTTGGAGTGTCTATCTCAACTCTCAGGTCTCTGCATTACAAAACCTTATACCACACTGCAGGATGTGCTTGGTGTTTCCACAGGGTCCCAGCCTGCCAAGTGCACGAGTGAGCTGGGCGTGggaaacaagaaggaaagatAAGGATGGGGCCAGCTGTCTGAAGAGGGCACTGAGACTCCATTCCTGCAGAGATGAAAGGCAGAGGCTGCTAGATCTTTCTAGAGCTCCAGACCTGGAAATCTGGCTTTTTGAAAGGATctctcttgacttttttttttttttttggagacggagtcttgctctattgcccaggctggagtgcagtggtaccatctcggctcactgcaacctccacctcccaggttcaagcgattctcctgcctcagcctcctgagtagctgagattgcaggcacccgccaccacgcctggctgatttttgtatttttagtagagacggggtttcaccatgttggccaggttggtctcgaactcctgacctcatgatctgcccacctcagcctcccaaagtgctggatttacaggcatgagccaccgcacctggccagatctctcttgatttttaaaatttggcttgAATTTTTGAAGAATGTGGTCTGCTACAAAAGGAGTGAGAAGATGCGGGGCACACCCGTGTGACTGCCTCTCATTGTCAAACTCCATTTCATGGAGAAACATGGTAGAATCAATCTAAGTCTCTCTGGAACAATCCAAAACTCTGACGCCACAGTGAGGGAGTAGCCACGGGTCTTGCTGGGTGGCGTATGGGGTCCACTCTCCCACCTTCCACAGACCATTCATGTTTCTCTAAAGCCCTACCTTCTAAGCAACTTTTGGAATCAAAATGTGTGGCAATGGTCTTGTGACCATTGCAGTTTTCCTGGGAATGGGAAATGGCACTGTATCCTGGCCCCCCTTTCCCACTTCCATCCCAAGAACTGGAGTCAGCTTTTAAATTAACTGGCTGCATTTCCTGCTGTCATAGCAAGTAAGATCTGTGTTAATGATGTGGTTTTACACTCACTGTACGTGGCTGTACCCAGCTCAGCACTCTGTTTGACAAATAATAGCCGAGGAAAAAAATACCTCGCATCAGCTATGTCAAAACTGAGATCTTGTTCTTGGCAGACGTTCTGCAAAGTCAACAGGCAGATATTAAGCAACCCCAACCCAATGGGGCAATCCATTTAGCTAATGAGGTGTTAGGGGGGTGACGCGGGCACTCTTTTAATTTAACAAGTGGCATCACTCAGAGTCGTGCATTTGCCAGGAGCTCTTGCCCAGCCGCCTTCATTGTTTGGAGAACCAACTGCCCGACTTCTATATGTAAAATTCTGGGGGCAGGCACTCTATCTTCATCTACCTCCAATTCAATTAAACACTTGGCCAGACATTGGGCAGGTCCCAAACTCTTCGTGGTGACATTTTGCTCAGTCTGTGGTAGGGTCATCTGAACACTCATAGGTCCTGGGGAGTGCTCCATCCTGTATcacttatgaaataaaatatgtccAGAGCCATAGGAGGATTGAGTTGCCATTGGGTGAGATGTTACATTTTGTAGATATTtcattacacatttattttgaagagtttttttttttcacattttgggAGACAACAAAGTTTTTTTTGAGTGTGTAGGGGGTCAATCTCAAACATTTTTGTTGGACCCTGGAGGTGGTCTGGCATGGTGGTCAGGCACATCTCTGCTCTGTCAGGCCATGACATCCAGTTCCTTTGCCTCATCTGGCATCCCCAGGTAGGGCTGGGCTTGCAGTCACGAGAGGGGAAGAGCTGCCTGTGCAGAGGTGGGGATAGAGGCTTTGGGGTCAGCACAGATCTCGGCTTGCATCTTACTGGTTTCCCTCCAAAGATGACTCCGCGGGGCCTTCAGCTGCCTGCTGGACTCTTGCCACCATCTCCTCACTCAGTCTCAGACCTGGGGCACTCCCTTGCCTGAAGCGTATTCACTAACCCAGGGGTTCCCAGAGAGCAGGGAGGGCATCTCACTGGTGGCGCCTCAGGGGACTTCAGGTGGTCCCTGACACTGTATTAAGTGACACTGAAACACTGGGTGGGAAAGGCAATCCCTTTTGACATTGCTGTCGGTCCTTTCTGTATCCACAAGGAGAAAGTTTCCTTTTTGTGCTAGTATGGCTTCGACACCACCCTGACCCTCACCAATCTCCCTCTTAAAAACACATCAGCAGAGCGCAGTGTTTTGTTAGGTAGCCGTCTTTTGCTGGGATTTAACGGCACTGTCTTGTTTTCAGTGCACTGCAGGCCAGGGTTCTatccctttctctcctccttactagttgtgtgaccttggaccaaATGGTCACCTCCCAAGAGCCTCAGGGTCTTTATCCGTCACGTGGGCCTCGTCACCAGCATCCCAACCTGGTTTGCATTGGTGAAAGGAGACTGCCAATGTGGATTGTGCCCTCAAGACCCAAGGCCCTGTTAGCGAGACCCCGAGATGCAGTGGGAGGGGCCTGGGCTTGCAGTCTGGCAGATCCGGTTTAGAATTTTCCTCCACCACAAGTTGTGTGGCATCGGGCCAAGCAATGGCACCTCTCAGAGcatcagttttctcctctgtaataCTCAGGTAATAAAACCTGGCCTCTGTCATTGGAGGGATTAAATGTCTGGCACGGAGCAGACGCTTGAAAAATggtagccattattattattattattattattgctacaACCacttaatttgtttaaaatatttacttactgGGAATCAATACACCGCCCCCCCACCAGCCCCCGTCTCCAGATAACCTCATACATTTTCAGCAAACCTTATACAGTAATAGTCTCTGTCCAGAAGTAATAATCCCCAAAGTGGGAGATAAATAAATTCTGTTAAGTTTGCTGATTTGGGTGTGAAGTAGAGGGCTTTCTTAGCTACTTGAAAAAAGTGCGTTCTGAACTTGAAACTCCAGGGCCAGTTCTGCAGGAGAGGAAAACAGCTCTAAGGCAAGAGGAAAATTCCAGTCACTGGGCTCTGCCTCCGCAGTGCCGCACTGATTGCAGATGCTTCCAGCAGAGGGCACAGAAACCCATTAACATTTAGACAAACAATCGTGTTTGTGTTCATTGGAAATGTCAGAAACGCCGCAGTCTGCGCCACTTTGAAAATGGGCCTCACATATGGGCTTTTGTGCCTGAACCCCTGGAATTGTCTGCAAAATGTGCATGTCTGTATACgttttctggggagaaacttcATAGCTCCCATTATATCCTGAAAGGGTCTGTGGACCACCCATTCCCCAAGGTACCAAAACCTGCTCAAATAACAAGGAATTCAACCATAGCAATTGTCAAAGTAATCAAACCGAAACCGACATAGTACAATGTCACGCTTTACCCATTTGATTGGCTTGCATTACCAATTTaggctgtggtgtgtgtgtgtgtatgtgtgtgtgtgtgcacgtgtgtgcaccTGGGAAACATGTCCGCACTGCAGAGGGGAGCCTGTCGACTCCCATCTTCCTGCAGGATTGATTGCTATCTGACAATACATATTCAGAATGCCCATGACTTAGCACAGCGGCCTCACTTCTGTAAATCCATCCTACAGAGAGGAAGCCCCTGTACAAAATGAGACCTGTTCACAAATGTTCGTGACTGCTGTTAATGGTGGCAGAA includes the following:
- the LOC105470591 gene encoding ankyrin repeat domain-containing protein 60 yields the protein MTRGRDWTMRRAAAGAGGARAAGPLGGAPRLHPNAGRRGGMRAGPQGRGGSRAGPAGSRPLPAQSRACSRGRSQQLVGDPKAASALPDLAPDVFFLRVRLEETGEIFRVANCRGDMTVRELKEELDLMVGIPFNLQRLQYLDEGVLMDDATLKFHDVVPGGIISLCIWRHDGWTELVLAAVEGDPSKLSCLGLTEDSFYRTANSEHFEGEKWKQWTSQRAFVALYVASHRGHSDAVQYLLEHGASCLSRSPLGRTPLHVAAAMGRSDCISLLLQHGASIHDKDAKGETPISIAHRLNHTKSERQMFLLHQIAKSGIRDLNDLVMKNALQRIKSGFRSKVTMMTPH